From the Streptomyces sp. KMM 9044 genome, one window contains:
- a CDS encoding MFS transporter, producing MTDVLRRGRASLAFAFLVQGVAFALLVTRIPAIQDRYGVSDALLPAFLTMVPVLAGIGSVVTERLAKGVPPSCVLRWSQPVVLLALLGVGAGEHMAGLAVALTVFGLAVGALDASMNMLGVSLQRAYGRSIMLSFHAAYSLGGIAGASLAWVGAHWQLELWVSYLPVVLVLMPAALIGSRRYVDQEQHEGKGEGSGPAAESGSGSGPVVFKLLLPLCLVMTVAYIGDSTVSNWSAKYLQDVLGSSEQTATVPYNVYMATTLLGRTIGDFGVRHFGAVAVVRAGALVAAAGFAVVAGAPGEGVGMLGFTLLGLGLCVLVPQTFAAAGRLFPGASDAAVARLNVFNYVGFLIGSLLVGALGDVWSYRGAMLVPMVLVLVTLVYARSFAPEPARYGGGHERPHTADVGRESNGL from the coding sequence ATGACTGATGTGCTGCGGCGCGGCAGGGCCTCACTGGCGTTCGCCTTCCTGGTGCAGGGAGTCGCCTTCGCTCTGCTCGTGACGCGGATCCCGGCCATCCAGGACCGGTACGGGGTCTCCGACGCGCTGCTGCCCGCCTTCCTCACCATGGTTCCCGTACTCGCCGGTATCGGGAGTGTGGTGACGGAGCGCCTGGCGAAGGGGGTGCCGCCGAGCTGCGTTCTGCGGTGGTCGCAGCCGGTCGTGCTGCTGGCGCTGCTCGGGGTCGGGGCGGGGGAGCACATGGCCGGGCTGGCCGTGGCGCTGACCGTGTTCGGGCTGGCCGTGGGGGCGTTGGACGCCTCGATGAACATGCTCGGGGTGAGTCTCCAACGGGCTTACGGGCGCAGCATCATGCTGAGTTTCCACGCCGCCTACAGTCTGGGCGGGATCGCCGGGGCGTCGCTCGCGTGGGTGGGGGCGCACTGGCAGTTGGAGCTGTGGGTGTCGTATCTGCCGGTCGTGCTGGTGCTGATGCCGGCGGCGCTGATCGGGAGCCGGCGGTACGTGGACCAGGAGCAGCACGAGGGCAAGGGCGAGGGTTCCGGGCCGGCTGCGGAGAGCGGGAGCGGGTCCGGGCCGGTCGTCTTCAAACTGCTGCTGCCGCTGTGTCTGGTGATGACGGTGGCGTACATCGGGGACTCAACGGTCTCGAACTGGAGCGCGAAGTACCTCCAGGACGTGCTGGGGAGCTCGGAACAGACGGCGACCGTTCCGTACAACGTCTACATGGCCACCACGCTGCTGGGGCGGACGATCGGGGACTTCGGGGTGCGGCACTTCGGTGCCGTGGCGGTGGTGCGGGCCGGGGCGCTGGTGGCGGCGGCGGGGTTCGCCGTGGTCGCGGGGGCGCCGGGTGAGGGGGTGGGGATGCTGGGGTTCACGCTGCTGGGGCTGGGGCTCTGTGTGCTGGTGCCGCAGACCTTCGCGGCGGCGGGGCGGCTGTTCCCCGGGGCGTCGGACGCGGCCGTCGCACGGCTCAACGTCTTCAACTACGTGGGGTTCCTGATCGGTTCCCTGCTGGTCGGGGCGCTCGGGGACGTCTGGAGCTATCGCGGGGCGATGCTGGTGCCGATGGTGTTGGTGCTGGTGACACTCGTGTACGCCAGGTCGTTCGCTCCTGAACCGGCCCGATACGGTGGCGGGCATGAGCGGCCGCACACAGCTGATGTGGGACGAGAAAGTAACGGGTTATGA
- a CDS encoding HAD family hydrolase, with translation MRYDLVIFDNDGVLVDSEPISNRLLAGYLTELGYPTSYEDSIRDYMGSAMHRVHDLVEERTGQRLPEDFDDVFHGRVFAAFERELRPVAGAVEVLETLTADGVPYCVASSGSHERIRVGHRTTGLDRWFEDERIFSSQDVGRGKPAPDLFLHAAERMGVVPERCVVVEDSPLGVQAAVAAGMDVYGFTSMTPAEKLAGATRLFSHPGELPGLLGKN, from the coding sequence ATGCGCTATGACCTGGTTATTTTCGACAACGACGGTGTCCTCGTCGACAGCGAGCCCATTTCCAACCGGCTTCTGGCCGGCTACCTCACCGAGCTCGGGTATCCGACGTCGTACGAGGACTCCATCCGTGACTACATGGGGTCCGCCATGCATCGGGTGCACGATCTGGTGGAGGAGCGGACCGGGCAGCGGTTGCCGGAAGACTTCGACGATGTGTTCCATGGCCGCGTCTTCGCCGCGTTCGAGCGGGAGTTGAGGCCGGTGGCCGGTGCTGTCGAAGTGCTGGAGACGCTGACGGCCGACGGGGTGCCGTACTGCGTGGCCTCGTCCGGGAGCCATGAACGGATCCGGGTGGGGCACCGGACCACCGGGCTCGACCGGTGGTTCGAGGACGAGCGGATCTTCAGCTCCCAGGATGTGGGGCGGGGCAAGCCGGCGCCGGACCTGTTCCTGCACGCGGCGGAGCGGATGGGGGTCGTGCCGGAGCGGTGTGTCGTGGTCGAGGACAGTCCACTGGGCGTCCAGGCGGCGGTCGCGGCCGGGATGGACGTGTACGGGTTCACCTCGATGACGCCGGCCGAGAAGCTGGCGGGCGCCACACGACTCTTCTCGCATCCGGGAGAGTTGCCGGGGCTCCTGGGGAAGAACTGA